A portion of the Sphaerochaeta pleomorpha str. Grapes genome contains these proteins:
- a CDS encoding VOC family protein codes for MKEKLIMGNLAHCGIFVQDLQKAEDFYCGILGFSKEYMFHDNVIFVQKGNLVLEIICDGKDHRKENKDEIRHIALSCKDIEKVYAFLVEKGVEVEERGIVKFEDFGANGCRFFMFRGPEQERLEFQEIL; via the coding sequence ATGAAAGAAAAGTTGATCATGGGCAATCTTGCCCATTGTGGGATCTTTGTACAGGATTTGCAAAAGGCTGAGGATTTTTACTGTGGAATCCTTGGATTCTCCAAGGAATATATGTTTCATGACAACGTTATATTTGTGCAAAAAGGCAACCTTGTCTTAGAAATCATCTGTGATGGGAAAGATCACAGAAAAGAAAACAAAGATGAAATTAGGCACATAGCCCTCAGTTGTAAAGATATCGAGAAGGTCTATGCCTTTTTGGTTGAGAAAGGTGTTGAGGTTGAAGAACGGGGTATCGTGAAGTTTGAAGACTTCGGTGCAAACGGATGCCGTTTCTTCATGTTCCGTGGTCCGGAACAAGAACGGTTGGAATTCCAGGAAATCCTATAA
- a CDS encoding molybdopterin-dependent oxidoreductase Mo/Fe-S-binding subunit, giving the protein MSIISCNINNRNVKIESNGSESLREMLVRAGHFAVRDSDDREGFAGSDTIIFNDMPVYANLMVAGQAEGAVIRTPDSLGDSRHLSAVQQAMIDAGIVQSAYNIPAAALLLTWLLEHEKNPTKEQIDNVLSGIFIRDTGYEHFYLAVKLALEKMKDGKYSSEISPSFRENLTYVGKPKAKVDGPQLVAGEKSFVEDRVLPGYNSMVVLRSPYAHAYIKKIDTKEAEAMEGVIAIITADNCPDVFYMQAGQGNPEPSPHDRRLFNHKVRHVGDRVAAIVAETEEQALAARSAIKVEYEVLKPVFTVEEAMAEGAPLVHNGVVEYRVGAPADLDEYNKSAEKRDGKVVYQFPLHGDIRHNIASAAHGQIGDVEKGFAEADAVVERTYQTSQIQCTPLEPHVCYAKIDNGRLVLHASTQVPWHVRRIVAWVCQIPENKIHVIKEKVGGGYGSKQDILVEDLVGYATWLTGKAVYYRNTREEEFIANSTRHPMRVTVKMGAKKDGSLTAVYMDVRANTGPYGNHCLTVPMNACSKTLPLLKCDNMRFDVITYYTNIPPTGAYQGYGAPKGTYGLMVCMAELADKLGLDYYQMAMKNKVEPGYMLEILKGLGEGREGNVVPVGSCGLDQALKQGAEMIHWGKKEKSKDPDWKIGKGFAMIQQGSGLPGLDHANAWAKLLTDGTFQIFSGGADLGTGLDTISVKMMSEAFCIDMDSVTVVSGDTDSCTFDTGAYASSGTFFSGNASYYAAEDLKKNLLTEAALQMGEDFDDLICRAPGEVYSTKTGKTLSYAKLSHDALTGTGRGQVMGRASFTTNASSIPYGAHFAQVAVNVRTGQVKVQKFYALQDAGTPINPELALCQMYGAALKSIGHTLTEQMVLDGEGRCVSANFTDYGVPMIWEKPDDFKAVLIDINDNDGPYGAKSISEIATNGAAPAIATAIHDACGIWMRSWPFSPEKILKELGKI; this is encoded by the coding sequence ATGAGTATTATTTCTTGTAATATAAACAATAGGAATGTCAAAATAGAAAGTAACGGTTCAGAATCGTTGCGAGAAATGTTGGTTCGAGCCGGACATTTTGCCGTTCGAGACAGTGATGACCGCGAAGGGTTTGCCGGAAGCGATACCATCATTTTCAATGATATGCCGGTGTATGCAAACCTGATGGTAGCAGGCCAGGCAGAGGGTGCGGTTATCCGAACCCCTGATAGCCTCGGGGATAGCCGTCACTTGAGTGCTGTCCAACAGGCAATGATAGATGCTGGTATTGTCCAGAGTGCTTACAATATTCCTGCTGCAGCCTTGCTGTTGACTTGGCTTCTGGAACATGAAAAAAATCCTACCAAAGAGCAGATCGATAATGTGCTTTCCGGTATCTTTATCCGTGACACAGGGTATGAGCATTTCTACCTTGCAGTCAAATTGGCTTTGGAGAAAATGAAAGACGGGAAGTATTCATCTGAGATTTCCCCTTCTTTCCGGGAGAACCTCACCTATGTCGGCAAACCGAAGGCGAAGGTCGATGGTCCGCAGCTGGTAGCCGGAGAAAAGAGCTTTGTCGAGGATAGGGTGCTTCCAGGCTATAACAGCATGGTAGTTTTGCGCAGTCCTTATGCACATGCCTATATAAAGAAGATCGACACAAAAGAAGCTGAGGCGATGGAAGGTGTTATCGCCATCATTACCGCAGATAACTGCCCAGACGTATTCTACATGCAGGCTGGTCAGGGGAACCCTGAGCCGAGTCCCCATGACAGGCGTTTGTTCAACCATAAGGTCAGGCACGTAGGTGACCGGGTCGCTGCCATTGTTGCCGAAACCGAGGAACAGGCCTTGGCTGCCCGCTCTGCTATCAAGGTAGAGTATGAAGTACTGAAACCGGTATTTACTGTAGAGGAAGCCATGGCTGAGGGTGCTCCCCTTGTGCATAACGGGGTTGTTGAATACCGCGTAGGCGCCCCTGCAGATTTGGATGAGTATAATAAGAGTGCTGAGAAAAGAGACGGGAAAGTTGTCTACCAGTTCCCCCTCCATGGTGATATCCGCCACAACATTGCATCCGCAGCCCATGGCCAGATCGGCGATGTGGAAAAAGGATTTGCCGAAGCCGATGCCGTAGTTGAGAGAACCTACCAGACTTCCCAGATTCAATGTACCCCACTTGAACCCCATGTATGCTATGCCAAGATTGACAATGGCCGACTGGTGCTCCATGCCTCTACGCAGGTACCTTGGCATGTGCGCCGCATTGTAGCCTGGGTCTGTCAGATTCCCGAGAACAAAATCCATGTCATCAAGGAAAAAGTTGGCGGCGGCTATGGTTCGAAACAAGATATCCTGGTAGAGGACCTGGTTGGATATGCAACCTGGTTGACTGGCAAGGCTGTCTATTACAGAAATACCCGCGAAGAGGAATTCATTGCAAACTCCACCCGTCATCCGATGAGGGTGACTGTAAAGATGGGGGCAAAGAAAGATGGATCCCTTACTGCCGTGTATATGGACGTCAGGGCAAATACCGGTCCATACGGAAACCATTGTCTTACCGTTCCCATGAATGCCTGTTCGAAGACACTTCCTTTGCTCAAGTGTGACAACATGCGTTTCGATGTAATCACCTACTACACCAATATCCCTCCCACGGGAGCCTACCAGGGCTATGGGGCGCCGAAAGGGACCTACGGGCTCATGGTGTGTATGGCAGAGCTTGCCGACAAGCTTGGCCTTGACTACTACCAGATGGCTATGAAGAACAAGGTTGAACCCGGGTATATGCTTGAGATTCTCAAGGGCCTTGGCGAAGGACGTGAAGGTAACGTGGTTCCCGTTGGTTCGTGTGGTCTTGACCAGGCTCTCAAGCAGGGCGCGGAAATGATCCATTGGGGCAAGAAGGAGAAATCCAAAGATCCCGATTGGAAAATCGGAAAAGGTTTTGCGATGATCCAGCAAGGTTCAGGCCTTCCTGGGCTCGACCATGCAAATGCTTGGGCAAAGCTTCTCACAGACGGCACCTTCCAGATTTTCAGTGGCGGTGCAGACTTGGGAACCGGACTCGATACGATCAGCGTCAAGATGATGAGCGAAGCATTCTGCATCGATATGGATAGTGTAACCGTTGTCAGTGGTGATACAGACAGTTGCACGTTCGATACCGGGGCCTATGCCTCGAGTGGAACGTTCTTCAGCGGGAATGCCTCCTATTATGCGGCAGAGGATCTGAAGAAGAACCTGCTTACAGAAGCTGCGTTGCAGATGGGTGAGGATTTCGACGACCTGATCTGTCGGGCTCCTGGCGAGGTCTACAGTACAAAGACAGGCAAGACCCTCAGCTATGCCAAGCTTTCCCATGATGCACTGACGGGAACCGGTCGGGGCCAAGTCATGGGTCGTGCATCGTTTACTACGAATGCCAGCTCCATTCCCTATGGCGCCCATTTTGCCCAGGTTGCGGTCAATGTGAGGACCGGCCAGGTCAAGGTGCAGAAATTCTATGCGCTGCAGGATGCAGGGACTCCGATCAACCCGGAACTTGCTTTGTGCCAGATGTATGGGGCTGCGTTGAAGTCCATCGGGCATACCCTGACTGAGCAAATGGTACTTGATGGGGAAGGCCGTTGTGTTTCCGCCAATTTCACAGATTACGGGGTTCCGATGATCTGGGAAAAACCGGATGATTTCAAGGCTGTCTTGATTGATATCAATGATAACGATGGGCCTTATGGAGCAAAGTCAATCAGTGAGATTGCGACAAACGGGGCTGCCCCGGCTATCGCTACCGCTATTCATGATGCATGTGGAATCTGGATGCGTTCCTGGCCTTTCTCGCCTGAGAAAATCCTGAAGGAACTCGGAAAGATTTAA
- a CDS encoding MarR family winged helix-turn-helix transcriptional regulator, whose protein sequence is MKQLSAIAKYWCIYAHKNLQSLEIVGSEHSVIMYLSIQNNISQDTLSTQLVLDKGTIAKILVKLEQKGLVSRVVNEQNKREKIVSLTEKGEEEVKSVYAIVNLWETELLEGISETDQTIFLDVLTSMTERAKSLSVLEKETKI, encoded by the coding sequence ATGAAACAATTGTCAGCGATAGCTAAATATTGGTGTATCTATGCTCACAAGAACTTACAGAGTCTTGAAATCGTAGGCTCCGAACACTCGGTAATCATGTATCTCTCCATCCAAAACAACATAAGCCAGGACACCCTTTCCACACAGTTGGTACTGGACAAGGGAACTATAGCAAAGATTCTGGTCAAGCTGGAACAGAAAGGCTTGGTCTCAAGAGTTGTAAATGAACAAAACAAACGGGAAAAAATTGTATCCCTGACAGAAAAAGGGGAAGAAGAAGTGAAGAGCGTATACGCTATCGTGAACCTATGGGAGACAGAACTCCTGGAAGGAATAAGCGAAACCGATCAAACAATATTTCTCGATGTACTCACCAGCATGACAGAAAGAGCTAAAAGCCTTTCTGTCCTTGAAAAGGAAACCAAAATATGA
- a CDS encoding MATE family efflux transporter encodes MKQDRIKLLSEESVPKAILVMSLPVVTGMMVQVLYNLADTFFIGKLNDANQLAAANIALPVFILSMALAGVIGTGAASYISRALGEKKAVEADKTLTIGMVYLLIIGFIVTVFTLIFLKNLVAVLGASAETFPYTFSYVSVLVWGMIPVMCNFALGQLLRAEGDAMGSMFGMLIGTVTNIILDPLLIFTFSLGVSGAAIATVVANSISLLFYLVRYKKGKTLIHFRLSLFSFDKKISKEIFTIGLPSSISQGLMSVALIIMNNIAASYGDTVIAGLGVASRIVTIGTFIFMGIAAGCQPLVGYSYGARNIKRVDSIILHGISITSIIGLLLGIVMWVFARSFIGAFTNVVEVIDAGTIVLRALVFSLPIVGGQMLCTTSVQAMGKALPSLILSISRQGLLFIPLLLGLNRLFGFNGFIYAQPLTDAIMLIIAFAILKGILKKDTNRL; translated from the coding sequence ATGAAACAAGACAGAATCAAATTACTCTCAGAAGAATCGGTTCCGAAGGCAATACTGGTAATGTCCTTGCCCGTTGTGACAGGGATGATGGTCCAAGTTCTCTATAACCTTGCAGACACCTTTTTTATTGGTAAACTCAACGATGCAAACCAGCTTGCCGCTGCCAATATAGCATTGCCGGTGTTTATTCTTTCCATGGCTTTGGCAGGGGTAATAGGGACAGGTGCGGCTTCTTACATTTCCCGGGCCTTGGGTGAGAAAAAAGCTGTAGAAGCTGACAAGACACTCACCATCGGAATGGTCTACCTGCTTATAATTGGGTTCATCGTTACCGTCTTCACGCTCATTTTCCTCAAGAACCTGGTTGCAGTATTGGGAGCCAGTGCAGAAACCTTCCCCTATACCTTTTCCTATGTTTCGGTATTAGTCTGGGGTATGATTCCAGTCATGTGCAATTTTGCACTGGGCCAGTTGCTCAGAGCCGAAGGTGATGCCATGGGATCGATGTTCGGAATGCTCATCGGTACGGTGACCAATATTATTCTCGACCCATTGTTGATCTTCACTTTTTCCCTTGGGGTCAGTGGCGCGGCTATTGCCACGGTAGTTGCAAATTCCATTTCCCTGCTATTCTACCTTGTCAGATACAAAAAAGGAAAAACCCTGATTCATTTCCGACTTTCCCTATTTTCCTTTGACAAGAAAATTTCCAAAGAAATCTTCACAATCGGTCTGCCATCATCCATCAGCCAGGGTCTCATGAGCGTTGCCCTTATAATCATGAACAATATCGCTGCCAGTTATGGAGACACTGTGATTGCAGGTCTCGGGGTGGCGTCACGCATTGTTACGATTGGCACCTTCATTTTCATGGGAATCGCCGCCGGTTGCCAACCGCTTGTCGGATACAGCTATGGTGCAAGGAACATCAAACGGGTAGATAGCATAATCCTTCATGGAATTTCCATAACCTCCATTATTGGGTTGCTGCTTGGAATCGTGATGTGGGTATTTGCAAGATCCTTTATCGGAGCCTTTACCAATGTAGTCGAGGTAATCGATGCAGGCACGATTGTCTTGAGGGCTTTGGTATTCTCGCTTCCGATCGTCGGGGGTCAGATGCTCTGCACCACCTCTGTGCAGGCTATGGGCAAAGCCCTCCCTTCCCTCATCCTTTCCATTTCACGCCAGGGCCTCCTGTTTATACCCTTGCTATTGGGTCTTAATAGACTATTCGGCTTCAACGGATTCATCTACGCACAGCCGTTGACCGATGCGATCATGCTTATAATAGCCTTCGCAATTCTCAAGGGAATATTGAAAAAAGATACAAACAGGCTTTAG
- the ygeW gene encoding knotted carbamoyltransferase YgeW, producing the protein MKDKAAIKKMIEELKTLKTDDMYLNDFFHTWKESDDEIEAVFEVAEILRAMRENNISTKVFDSGLGISVFRDNSTRTRFSFTSACNLLGLAVQDLDENKSQIAHGETVRETANMISFMADVIGIRDDMYIGKGHTYQKTVATAVQEGYDDGILEQRPTIVNLQCDIDHPTQCMADMMHIINHFGGVENLKGKKVAMTWAYSPSYGKPLSVPQGVIGLFTRFGMDVVLAHPEGYNVMPEIEEVAKENAAKCGGSYQRVNSMEEAFQDADIVYPKSWAPFAVMEERTKIVENGDQAALKDLEKKCLATNAQFKNWTCTEDLMKTTKEGKALYLHCLPADITGVSCKEGEVEASVFDRYLVPLYKQASYKPYVIAAMIFLAKFQSPSAKLEELLEQATKRVL; encoded by the coding sequence ATGAAGGACAAAGCCGCTATTAAAAAAATGATCGAAGAGCTGAAAACGCTCAAGACCGACGACATGTACCTGAATGACTTTTTCCACACCTGGAAGGAGTCTGATGACGAGATTGAGGCTGTATTCGAAGTAGCAGAAATTCTTCGCGCCATGCGTGAGAACAATATTTCGACCAAGGTATTTGACAGCGGTCTTGGAATCTCCGTATTCCGCGATAACTCAACCCGTACCCGTTTCAGCTTCACCAGCGCTTGTAACTTGCTCGGCCTTGCAGTCCAGGATCTGGATGAGAACAAGAGCCAGATTGCCCATGGTGAAACCGTCCGCGAGACTGCCAACATGATCAGCTTCATGGCTGATGTAATCGGTATCCGCGACGATATGTATATCGGAAAGGGTCACACCTACCAGAAAACAGTTGCAACTGCAGTTCAGGAAGGCTATGACGACGGGATTCTCGAACAGAGACCTACCATTGTCAACCTCCAGTGCGATATCGACCACCCGACCCAGTGTATGGCTGACATGATGCACATCATCAACCATTTCGGTGGTGTTGAAAACCTCAAGGGTAAGAAAGTTGCAATGACCTGGGCTTATAGCCCCTCCTATGGCAAACCCCTTTCTGTTCCCCAGGGAGTTATCGGTCTGTTTACCCGCTTTGGCATGGACGTAGTACTTGCCCATCCCGAAGGGTACAATGTAATGCCTGAGATCGAAGAAGTAGCCAAGGAAAATGCAGCAAAGTGCGGTGGATCCTACCAGAGGGTCAACAGCATGGAAGAAGCTTTCCAGGATGCCGATATCGTATATCCCAAGAGCTGGGCTCCGTTTGCCGTCATGGAAGAAAGGACCAAGATTGTTGAGAATGGCGATCAGGCTGCACTCAAGGACCTTGAGAAAAAATGCCTTGCAACCAATGCTCAGTTCAAGAATTGGACTTGTACCGAAGATTTGATGAAGACAACCAAAGAAGGAAAAGCTTTGTATCTGCACTGCTTGCCAGCAGACATCACCGGTGTCTCCTGTAAAGAAGGCGAAGTTGAAGCTTCCGTATTCGATCGTTACCTGGTTCCTTTGTACAAGCAGGCTAGCTACAAACCCTATGTAATTGCTGCAATGATCTTCCTTGCAAAGTTCCAGAGCCCTTCAGCTAAGCTTGAAGAACTGCTTGAACAGGCAACCAAGAGAGTTCTCTAG
- a CDS encoding aldo/keto reductase, with the protein MIPRMEFGQTGHLSTRIIFGAASLMDVTQDDADKTFELLARYGVNHIDTAQSYGESERRIGPWMKHHRKEYFLATKTEKRTKNEAKVDLSESLDKLQTDHVDLWQFHCLVDSDEWERAMGEGGVLEAAVEAKEKGLVNHIGVTGHGINAPEMHLKSLERYPFDSVLFPYNYLMMKQPAYRKQVNKLLEVCAKRGVAVQTIKALAKRNIEERVNPYATWYEPLDTPEAIYPSVHWVLGNKQVFLNSVGDINLLPMVLEAASSQIDLVPSETMDNMVSKYKMEALFS; encoded by the coding sequence ATGATACCACGTATGGAATTTGGCCAGACAGGACATCTTAGCACCCGGATAATCTTTGGGGCAGCATCCTTGATGGATGTTACGCAGGATGATGCAGACAAAACGTTTGAGTTGCTTGCCCGGTATGGTGTGAACCATATTGATACCGCGCAGAGCTACGGTGAATCAGAGCGGCGCATCGGACCATGGATGAAACATCACCGCAAGGAGTATTTCCTTGCTACAAAGACTGAAAAACGTACGAAAAATGAAGCAAAAGTTGATTTGTCGGAATCGTTGGATAAACTTCAGACCGACCATGTAGATCTCTGGCAATTCCATTGCCTTGTAGATTCTGACGAATGGGAAAGGGCTATGGGTGAAGGTGGTGTCCTGGAAGCTGCCGTAGAGGCCAAGGAAAAGGGGCTTGTTAACCATATCGGCGTGACAGGCCATGGAATAAATGCCCCTGAAATGCATTTGAAAAGCCTCGAGCGATATCCCTTTGATTCTGTTTTATTCCCTTACAATTATCTGATGATGAAACAACCTGCCTACAGGAAACAAGTCAATAAACTTCTGGAGGTTTGTGCCAAACGAGGGGTAGCGGTTCAGACTATCAAGGCGCTGGCGAAGAGGAATATTGAGGAAAGGGTTAATCCCTATGCAACTTGGTACGAACCGCTGGATACCCCGGAAGCCATCTATCCTTCCGTTCACTGGGTCTTGGGCAATAAGCAGGTTTTCCTCAATAGTGTAGGCGATATCAATCTGCTGCCTATGGTTCTTGAAGCCGCCTCATCCCAGATAGATTTAGTCCCTAGTGAAACAATGGACAACATGGTCTCCAAATATAAAATGGAAGCATTATTCAGTTAA
- a CDS encoding carbohydrate ABC transporter permease, with translation MRKNKKIGKIILYIVLITLAIIQITPLLAALMNSLRTNADIKKVAVAFPFHPQFSNFGKAWNIGGYFNAFANSMLVSISSSVVVLVFSIIGGYFLSRSNNKFSNYLLVYFGVSLSIPTFSFLVPLYYSFANLNLVNTHVGLILIYIAMNLPFNILLASTFVSGIPNALDEAAIIDGCSTYQVIAKIIFPLAKPVITTILLISFVNTWNEFTLANTFLQKPELKTAATKYVLFVGERGSDLSMIYTAGIITMLPIVLLFFFLQKYFIDGMTSGSVK, from the coding sequence ATGAGAAAGAATAAAAAAATAGGCAAAATAATTTTATATATAGTCCTAATAACGCTAGCAATCATCCAAATCACTCCCCTGCTAGCGGCACTGATGAACTCGCTGAGAACTAATGCTGATATCAAAAAGGTAGCTGTTGCATTTCCTTTTCACCCTCAGTTTTCAAATTTCGGAAAGGCATGGAACATTGGTGGCTATTTCAATGCTTTTGCCAATAGCATGTTAGTAAGTATTTCCTCCTCGGTGGTGGTACTTGTATTTTCTATAATCGGTGGATATTTTCTCTCTCGATCAAATAATAAGTTCAGCAACTATTTGTTGGTTTACTTTGGAGTATCGCTCTCAATACCAACCTTTTCCTTCCTAGTTCCTTTATATTATTCGTTTGCCAACCTAAACCTCGTCAATACCCACGTGGGTCTCATTCTGATTTATATAGCAATGAACCTCCCTTTCAATATACTGCTAGCGAGCACCTTTGTAAGTGGAATTCCAAATGCTCTCGATGAAGCTGCTATTATTGATGGATGTTCGACTTATCAAGTAATTGCAAAAATAATTTTCCCCTTGGCCAAACCAGTCATTACGACAATTCTCCTGATTTCATTCGTAAATACATGGAATGAGTTTACGCTTGCCAACACCTTTTTACAGAAACCGGAATTGAAAACTGCAGCAACAAAATATGTGCTGTTTGTAGGTGAACGTGGATCAGATCTTTCCATGATTTACACTGCGGGAATTATTACCATGCTTCCGATTGTGCTCTTGTTTTTCTTTCTTCAGAAATATTTCATAGACGGAATGACTTCAGGGAGTGTGAAATGA
- a CDS encoding transketolase C-terminal domain-containing protein has protein sequence MDINSIKPFDAILLLDSGRKTGRLLVVENHQQRNGLAYELCHTLILASISSAFYHLGLADTFAESGHYGDVIDEYKIDSESIVEKCKAPYN, from the coding sequence ATCGATATTAATTCGATTAAGCCATTTGATGCGATACTCCTGCTTGATTCAGGGAGAAAAACAGGGCGCCTGTTGGTAGTGGAGAACCATCAACAGCGTAACGGCCTGGCGTATGAACTTTGCCATACACTGATTCTTGCAAGTATTTCATCGGCATTCTATCATCTTGGCCTTGCAGATACGTTTGCAGAAAGCGGTCATTATGGTGATGTCATTGATGAATACAAGATCGACAGCGAATCTATCGTGGAAAAATGCAAGGCTCCTTACAACTGA
- a CDS encoding ADP-ribosylglycohydrolase family protein yields MNQLFLLDNTYFQKTYAGWMGKIIGIRMGSPIEGWTHEKIMETYGEINYYKSEYNDYAADDDSNGPAFFIRCLSDFSADKKPITVEQMGETWLNYVSSHRGFFWWGGYGISTEHTVYENLKAGITAPRSGSVLQNGLSVSEQIGGQIFVDSWGFVFPANPSIAADYAQKMVSVSHDGEGIVGGRFIAACISAAYCASSIAEVIQKGLLTIPETSHYAYVVREIIDFYKKDTKKNWKRCLFFVQATFGYDKYPGNCHIIPNAAIIILSLLYGEEDFGKSQMICNSCGWDTDCNAGNVGSILGVFKGIEGIEQKWLDPIRDLLISSSVIGNLNIDTVSNTAQYFCTLGCRMAGVSLPEEWAERSTISGRLFHFDFQKSTQAFRTSTDNVSIENCERAVIPNHRSLAISVNQASSMNVFVKTFYTPEDLSDSRYDPSFTPILFPGQSVTAVLMNIGSSKIEVSLAVYDLRNKTTYSHMISLEPQATGTITLKIPRIEHGLINRFDLTVFSASRNLEDLTVLLDSVLFKGNPEYTIDFDREMIQNYGFGHSGLHQEISQFSQNGGLWELEGTSLSGSCAVEGEAYTGFYETRDVKVSCTIQPKLGYYHLVNFRVQGAARSYAFGFYGKNTIALVKKHNTYKVLEQIPFQFNMEQKYILSITMRENRILASIDGKTVFEYNDIDSPYSYGQVGFTVLNGSHCHFQHLDFSSITNQQ; encoded by the coding sequence ATGAACCAGCTTTTTTTATTAGACAATACGTATTTTCAGAAAACCTATGCGGGTTGGATGGGAAAGATCATCGGAATAAGGATGGGATCACCTATTGAAGGATGGACTCATGAAAAAATTATGGAAACCTACGGAGAAATCAATTATTACAAAAGCGAATACAATGATTATGCTGCAGATGATGACAGCAATGGACCTGCTTTTTTTATCCGATGCCTTTCAGACTTCTCAGCTGACAAGAAACCCATTACAGTAGAACAGATGGGAGAAACTTGGCTCAACTATGTTTCTTCCCATCGAGGTTTTTTTTGGTGGGGCGGATATGGTATTTCAACGGAACATACTGTCTATGAAAATTTAAAAGCTGGAATAACAGCCCCTCGCAGCGGCTCGGTTCTCCAAAATGGACTTTCTGTATCAGAACAAATCGGTGGACAGATTTTTGTTGACAGTTGGGGCTTTGTGTTTCCTGCTAATCCAAGCATAGCTGCAGATTATGCACAGAAAATGGTCTCAGTTTCTCATGATGGAGAAGGCATAGTGGGAGGACGCTTTATTGCCGCATGTATTAGTGCAGCATATTGTGCATCTTCCATTGCAGAGGTAATCCAAAAAGGTCTTCTCACCATTCCAGAAACCAGCCATTATGCTTATGTAGTTAGGGAAATAATCGATTTCTATAAAAAAGATACTAAAAAAAATTGGAAACGATGTCTTTTTTTCGTCCAAGCTACCTTTGGATATGACAAATATCCAGGAAATTGCCATATCATTCCAAATGCCGCTATTATTATCCTATCCCTCTTATATGGGGAAGAAGATTTTGGAAAGTCACAGATGATTTGCAATTCCTGTGGTTGGGATACCGACTGCAATGCAGGCAATGTTGGTTCAATACTCGGAGTATTCAAAGGTATAGAGGGAATTGAACAGAAGTGGCTCGATCCTATCCGCGACCTCCTCATTTCGTCCAGCGTCATTGGAAATTTGAATATCGACACGGTTTCCAATACTGCTCAGTATTTTTGTACTTTGGGTTGCAGGATGGCTGGTGTCAGTTTGCCTGAAGAATGGGCAGAACGTTCTACCATTTCAGGAAGGTTATTTCATTTTGATTTCCAAAAATCAACCCAAGCTTTCAGGACCTCAACCGATAATGTGTCGATTGAAAATTGTGAACGAGCGGTAATCCCCAATCATCGATCCCTTGCTATTTCGGTAAATCAGGCTTCCTCAATGAATGTTTTTGTAAAAACATTCTATACCCCCGAAGATTTAAGCGATTCACGGTATGATCCTAGTTTCACACCAATCCTCTTTCCGGGACAAAGCGTCACTGCGGTTTTGATGAATATTGGTTCCAGTAAAATTGAAGTAAGTTTAGCCGTCTACGACCTACGCAATAAAACCACTTATTCACATATGATATCCCTTGAACCCCAGGCAACAGGTACAATAACTTTGAAAATACCAAGGATTGAACATGGATTGATAAATCGTTTTGATCTGACGGTCTTCTCAGCTTCGAGAAATTTAGAAGATCTTACGGTTCTCCTTGATTCCGTCTTATTTAAGGGGAATCCAGAATATACTATCGATTTCGACAGGGAAATGATCCAAAACTATGGATTTGGACATTCTGGCCTGCACCAGGAAATAAGCCAATTTTCCCAAAACGGTGGATTATGGGAACTTGAGGGAACGTCATTGAGCGGAAGTTGTGCAGTTGAGGGAGAAGCCTATACCGGTTTCTACGAGACTAGAGATGTGAAAGTTTCCTGCACAATACAACCCAAACTCGGGTACTATCATCTGGTAAATTTCAGAGTCCAGGGAGCAGCTAGAAGTTATGCCTTTGGATTCTATGGCAAAAACACCATCGCCTTGGTTAAAAAACATAACACCTACAAGGTGTTGGAACAAATACCGTTTCAGTTCAATATGGAGCAGAAGTATATTTTATCAATTACTATGCGTGAAAACCGGATTCTCGCAAGTATCGATGGAAAAACCGTTTTTGAGTATAACGATATAGATTCACCATATTCGTATGGACAGGTAGGTTTTACTGTACTCAATGGAAGCCATTGCCACTTCCAACATCTTGATTTCTCTTCTATCACCAATCAGCAATAG